A stretch of DNA from Luteibaculum oceani:
CCTTTTCCAGATACCATGGGTCGTGCAAAATACGGAGCGCTCTCTTTACCAGGAGGTGAAATTGCCGCTCAAATGCGCCTGCACTACTATCTACATGCTTCTAAAAAAGTGAGCAGTTATAAGCAAACCCGAAACGGAATGCTCGGCGAGGATTATAGCTCTAAACTTTCTCCTTTCCTTGCTTTTGGAAATATATCACCCGTGAGAATTTACCACGAGTTAAAGAAATACGAGGAAGAAAATCAAGCGAATGAATCAACTTATTGGTTGTTTTTCGAGCTGGTTTGGCGAGAATACTTCAGGTATTGCGCAGAATTATATGGCAGTAAAATGTTTGTTTCACAAGGAGTTTCAGGTGTAGAATTAAACCCAAAATGGAACAAAAAATTATTTCAAAAGTGGTGCAAAGGTGAAACCGGTAATGATTTTGTGGACGCCAACATGATTGAGTTGAATCAAACTGGATTTATGAGTAACAGGGGGCGACAAAATGTGGCAAGTTTCCTAATTCACGAATTGGGGCAGCCCTGGGACGCTGGAGCTGCTTATTTCGAGAAGCAGTTAATTGACTACGACCCTAGCGCTAATTGGGGGAATTGGCAATATATAGCTGGAGTTTTTTCAGATGGAAAAAAGAAAATTTTCGATATAGAATGGCAGGCTGCACACTACGATCCAGACGGAAAATACCGGTCTTACTGGCTTAATAGGCTATAAGCCAGTTATATTTGCCCAAAGCTTCAATTGTGCTCGCTACCCTTATTCACTACTTTCTTCACCTGTTATTTCCTGGAATTCTAGCAAGAATTTTCTGGTCCAAAATCTGGAAAAATGCGTGGTTAATATTGCTTTCAACCATGCTGGTAGATTTAGACCACCTACTCGCTTCACCCATTTTCGATCCAAACCGTTGTTCTATAAATTTTCATCCCTTACATAGCTACTATGCATTTCCTATTTATGTTATTCTTTTCCTACTTCCTAAAACTCGATTAATTGGCCTAGGCTTGTCGCTACACATGTTAACCGATGGCTTAGATTGTTTCTTGCAGGGGCTTTAATCAACTAAAGTGGTTGATGCTTGAAGGGCCTAGTTGTTGAGATGCATCAGAAATTGGGAGTCTAGGTAAAGAATAGCGACTGTTGGTCATACTTCAATCGAAAAATTTTTAGCTTGGTCGAACATTTTGCAAATTCAATTAGGGTTTGCACACTTTAGTGAGTTAAAACCATTTTGAACACAATGACTGCAGGCGATAAACTAGGGAGTATATTACTGATCGACGATGATCC
This window harbors:
- a CDS encoding DUF6122 family protein — protein: MLATLIHYFLHLLFPGILARIFWSKIWKNAWLILLSTMLVDLDHLLASPIFDPNRCSINFHPLHSYYAFPIYVILFLLPKTRLIGLGLSLHMLTDGLDCFLQGL
- a CDS encoding DASH family cryptochrome: MKKGLYWFRNNHRLDDNPSLNFAVNNYDELHYIYVLDPSQFEDTAWSFPRMGTWRLAFLVESLTTLQTELNNKGAALTFKIGKPSEIIPITCKELGIRELVCSSEPAIWERNELQEVGQTLTIHQRRDGNLIDQLPFSMDMFPKGFSGFRKKVERHLNIRPTLSTPLSFPGNNQKLKSDPFPDTMGRAKYGALSLPGGEIAAQMRLHYYLHASKKVSSYKQTRNGMLGEDYSSKLSPFLAFGNISPVRIYHELKKYEEENQANESTYWLFFELVWREYFRYCAELYGSKMFVSQGVSGVELNPKWNKKLFQKWCKGETGNDFVDANMIELNQTGFMSNRGRQNVASFLIHELGQPWDAGAAYFEKQLIDYDPSANWGNWQYIAGVFSDGKKKIFDIEWQAAHYDPDGKYRSYWLNRL